The window GCTAGCTTGGCAAGGTAATACACAGCAGGCTTCAACAGCCAATAAAGGGCTATATGATGCTGAAGTTTTACTAAATCAGCCTGGGTTGAATATATTAAAAGATGGAGCATTAGCACCAGTTAAAGTGACATCTAATTTAAGTACAAAGTTAGATAAATTGGCTAAAGATTATGGCGGAAAACTAGCCTACAAGCTAAGTAAAGTCAATGTGATCGCAGATGATCGCTGGGCTGCAAGGGTGGAGGATTTAAGAAAGTCTGACTTTATTGATGTTAATAACCTTACTAATGCACAGCAAGATTTATTTCAAAGCGACACGGGAGAGCTCTTTTTAGATGCCCAGAAAAAGCAAATGAAAGTGATAACGCCTAATACAGAAGCTGTTGTATTTGATGAGTTAAATCAAATTACACTGAATCAACTTTCTGTGTTGTCGGCCGATAGCCCCGCACTGGTGGCAGTTTCTGCAATGGACAAACAACCGTTAGCCAATAGTAAACGCATGTTAGTGGTGCTTTCAACAGATGCTAGAAATACCGACATGCGTTTTAGTGATGCTGCTGAAACTACATCGACAGATTTAGGGGTGGCGCCAGTGCTCATTCGCATTGCTAAGGTAAAGCTTGGGTTAAAAAATATAAATAAGAGCAAATTGAAGGTGTTTTCAACTAATTTGCGTGGCCAGAGAAAGGATCAAATCAAGGTCATACAAACGGAGAATGGCATTGAGTTTGATTTAGACATCAGCAAGTTAACGCATGGTGCAACGACATATTTTGAAATTAGTGTTTAGATTGCTTTCAAATGACCTCAAATAGCCTCAGCAGAAAAAGCCTTGCTATCATTGTGCCAGAGTTATTGCCAGTGCCACCTGTAAAAGGTGGGGCAGTAGAGCATTGGGTGCATGAAGCTTCTAAGCGTTTAGATCAAGCTGAGTTTGAAATAAGTATTATTTCAAGACCTGCCAATGACCATGGTATTGATGGCGTGCAGTATTTAACGATTCCATGGACTAAAACTGAAGAGTTTTTTCATCGCATAAAAGAGCGTTTAACTTGGCGTAACCCTTTACGCTACTTGGCGAAGATGCAGAATGTAGCCTCCTATGGCAGACGTATGGCAAAACTTGTGCATAGCTTTGATTTGGTGGTGATACATAACGAACCAAATTTACTATTGTTTTTAAGAAGTAATCCGCTGCAAAAAGTAATCTTACATATGCATAATGAACATTTAACGATTAGGATGTTTAGGCCATTTTACCGTTATGCACTTAAAAAGGTTGATTCGGTTATATGCGTAAGTGATTACATAAGACACTCTGCAATAAAGCATTTTCCTCAATATGCAGATAAGTTCATCGTGGTTTTTAATGCCACAGACCCTAATGTTTTCATGCCTTATGGTGACGAGGCATTGCATCAATTAAAAGAAGTAGTAGCTTTAGAAGCGGATAAAAAATATTTACTTTACGTAGGCCGGTTAACTGAAGTCAAAGGTGTGCATGTGTTAATTCAGGCGTTTGAGCAGATTCATCAGCGTTTGCCAAACACTAAACTCATTATTGTTGGCAGCTCTTTTTTTGAGGGGGCAGCAAAAACTGCCTATGAGCAAACTTTAGTTGAACTTGCAAAGCCCATTAGCCAACACATTATCTTCACTGGCTATATCCCACACGAAAAACTTAAATATCTATATTCCGCAGTAGATATCGTTGTTTTGCCATCCATTTGGCAAGATCCATGCCCATTAGTAGTGCTAGAAGCTATGGCATCTGGTACATGTTTGGTGAGTTCTGCCGTAGGTGGAGTGCCTGAAGTTGTTGAAAATAAAATTAATGGCATTTTGGTGAAAGAAGCTGATGTTGATGCATTAGTAGATGCTGTGTGTGGTGTTCTGCTACATGATGAACATAAAGTTCAAATGGAGTATTTATCGCGAAAGAAGATTATTGCAGGGTACACATGGGAGCGCCTTGTAGACGAGTTAGAAGCCATCTTATTTTGTTGTGATGGTATTTTACAAATTGATAACGCTACTACCATGCCATTAATTAAGTATATCAATAATTCGAAGTTGAACACCCCATGATTGCAATCGTGTACCCTCAGTTTTATGGTGTTGGTGGCATAGCGCGCTACCTAGATTCTTTTTTGGCCAATCTGCCCGTAGATCACTCAACAATCTATTTGATTACTGGCGATGAGCATCGTGTTGATCGACACTATGCCAATGTAGAGTTAATCCATCTACCTTTTAGTTCTAGTCGTTTTAATTTATTTTTTTGGTCTCTTAAAGCGCGCAAAATATTAAATGAATTGTATAAACAGAGAAAAATTCAATACATTAATTTGCATATACCGCCACTTATTCCTGGGCTTTTTATGCCTAGGCATATCCCATTGATACTTACTGCTCATACTACTTACATCGGTATGTCGGGTAGGTTTTATAAAACTCAATACTTTGTAAGCCAGTGGCGTGATTTTGAAGTCAATATTAAATTGTGGCTGGAATCTCGTATATTTAAACAAGCTGTAAAAATTATTACGCTAACGGAGCAGGGTAGGCAGGAGTTGCTTACTTACGGAGTCACGAAGCCTATCGAAATTATCCCTAATGGCGTCGATACCTCATTGTTTACACAAGATCTCACAGTTGCTAAAGATTATGATGTGTTGTTTTGCGGGCGTATTGAGCATCGTAAAGGCAGTCGGGCAATGGTTAAAGTTTGCCTTGCGTTGATTCAACAAAAGCCAGATATTCGCATTTTGATTGTTGGTTATGGAGATGATGATGTTTGGGTGAAATCCCATCTGTCTAATCTGACTGAAAATATTAATCTTACTGGTAAGGTCAGCTTTTCAGACATGCAACACTATTATCAAAGAAGTAAGTTATATGTTTCCACTTCTTATTATGAAGGTTTGCCTGGCACATGTTTAGAGGCAATGGCAATGGGCTTGCCGACGATAGCTTGGGATTTTCTGTTTTATCAGGGTTTAGTAGAGCAAGATGAAACTGGCTGTTTGGTAGAGCCAAATAACATAAGAGAGATGGCCAAAAAAATTATTAGCTTATTAGAGAGCCAATTGACCATAACGCGTATGCAACAAAACACCAGAGTACATGTAGAGCGTGACTTTAACTGGCGGAGATTATCTAAACGAATACTTTCTGTATTTGAATAACTAAATACTTCATGAAGCTCACTTTGTGAACGGAAACAGGAGCCGAAGCCCCCGTTGCTATCTATTAAATAGTTAATAGGATTAGACTTGTTCGTTATTACGACGGCGTGACACAAATCCCAATAGCCCTAAACCTGCAAGTAACATAGCGTAGGTTTCTGGTTCGGGAACAGCTGCAACTGTCAAGTTGTCATAAAGCTTACCTGAAGTTAACACTACAGCGCTAACCGTTAACGAAGAAGCAAAGCTCTGGTTGAAGCTGGTTGTAGTTGATTGGAAGTAATCGTTAGATGTGAAAATGATATTTCCATCTTTATCCAAGAATAGTACGTTTGATGCTTGTGGGTTGCCATAGCTTGAACTGTCTAGATTAAATGAGAAGCTACTTAATTGGGTAGGGTTTGCAAATTGTACTAATACTTGATCAAAACGCGCATCAAGAGCATTAACTCCAGAAGGTGCAGCACCCCAGCCAAGATTGGCAGAGTTTTGCACAAAGATCGAAGGGTCAACATTATCATCTGCAATTGAATACGCCGCCCAGTGCTGGCCAGTGACATTAAAGTCAGCGTCTACGGTGTCTACTAAGTGCCCACTTGCAAAACTCACACCATTATCTATTGCAACCTGATCTAAATTTGCATTAGCGCCAGATGATAGCAAGTCGAAATTAATCGTAAATTGAGATGCAGATGCTGCAATACTGCTGGTACTCACGACAACAGCAAGCAATGTGCTCAGTAAGTTTGATTTTTTAAACATGGTATTTTCTCTTTTCAAGATGTTTTAAATGATTCAGCTTTCAGTTCAACCCATCTTTACCAAGACGGGTTGAACCAAATGCATTTGATTTACTTAACGCCGCCTAATACAGCTTGGCCCATTTTGAAGAAAACGTCAGTATTGTCCATTACACCCGTAAATAATGAGGCGCCGCGACCAAAAGCAGATAATGGAATATCCGTCGCAGTATGCACACCTTGGTCACCTGGGACTTGACCAATCACTAAGTAACCAGAGCTAATGTTTCTCACTGGACCTACGTTAGCCACATTTGTAGCTGACATACATTGAGTTCCTGGATTGCCATTAGCACCGCAATTGTAATTATTAAGTGGAGATTGACCGACAAAAGGTTGTTGAGAATCTTGGCTCGGCTGGTCATTTGACTGCCATGTTTCGTAACGGTCAGCATTACCACCGTAACCAATTAACATCTTGCCTGCGATGTCTGTGGTAACAGGATAACCATCAGCACTAATTGTGTATTTTGGAAATTTAGCAGCTTGGTATGTACCAACATCCGCAACTGTATGAGTAGTGCCTACTGATGCACCAATAATTGCAGCGCCACCACATTCATGGTCAGCCGTTACGATCACTAATGTATCTGGATTCAGTTTTGCAAAGTCTTGAGCTACCTTAACTGCGCGATCAAACTCAATAGTTTCTTCAATCCAGCGATCAGAATCCATTAAATGAGCTTGCTTGTCGATAGATGCACCCTCAACCATTAATACAAAGCCGTTTGGATTATTATTTGCTAATACTTTAATTGCCTTATCAGCCATTTCATCAAGCATCGGTTGGTTTGGGAAACCGTAGTCATTTACGATTGACGTAGTTCCGCGGCGTCCATTGATTTTATCAAACGATACGTTCATGTTTGAGTAGCTGAATAATCCCAACAACTTAGATGGCACGCCAGCATTATCCATATCTGTTTTGTCAGCAGCATATGTAAAACCTGCATTTTGGAAATCTGTTATCAAATCACGATTTGGATCTTTACTTCCGACTGCAGCACCCCAACCTGCAACGATGTCAGAAGGCAACACATAGTCACTTCCAGTTGCTCGAACAGAGCCATTGCCAGTATTTGATGGATTTGCAGCTGTTGCTGTTGAGTTTTTTGGGATAAACCATTTACGTCCGCCACCCATCAACACAGATAAACCTGTCAAATTACGGTCATCTAAGTATTGGTCAACGATACCTGTACCGTTACCACGGTTTGAGGTATGTACTGCGTTTGCAGCTGGCGTCGCGTCAAATACGTCTGCAGTTGTAACAATGCCAAGGCTAGTGCCTCGAGTGCGGTGCAAAAACTCCGACAAATACTCTACACGAGGGTTATCGAATGCATCGGTTGTATCGTCAGGCCATACACCCTCTTGACCGCTTGCTTGCTTGTTACCATTGACATAGTTGGCCATGCCTGGAGCAGAGTCTGTCACGATAGTATCAAGTGACGATGTCATTACCATACCAGTAAATGGAAACGTGTCCATTGCAAGTCTACCTTGCGCTTTACCTTGAGCATAACCTTTAACCATGATGCGTGCCGCAGTACGATGTGCTGCACCCATACCATCACCCAACATAAAAATAATGTTTTTTACTGGTTTACCCTGAGCAGTAGTACCAACGACTTCGAAGTTTCCTGTAAGCGTCGCAACTTGGCCATCACTTTGAGTAGCATTAACGGTCAGCGTATGCATACCTGAAATCAAGTTAGAGTAGGCTCTCAATGATCCTACGAAGCCATTGGCTACAGTTACACCAGTACCACTCATGATACTTGTTCTTGCAGTTGGAACGTTAACAGTTACGCCATCAACCTGAAACTCAAAACCAATAATTGTAGTACCTGCATCTGCTGTTACAGTAGCTTGAAGATCAAAACGTTGACCTGGTAAAAAGCGTGAAAGTGTCGTTGCATCGGCACTAACTGTATTACTTGGCGGTGTGAGTCTAGTCACTTTAGGCGCCGCCATGCTTACGCCTGCAGTTGTAGCTAACATGGTTGCTACAACGATTGAAATACATTTACGTTTATACAGGTTCTTATTCATTGATATTTCTCCCTAATTATTGCGTTGGTTGATTAAAATTTTGCAGAGTGGTTGTCACTTTTCTATTGCAGCACTTACACGGATGGCTTCTTTTTCCAGAGCTTTTGAGATTTCTGGATCTAATATCAATCTCGCCATGGAGACATGACCATCAGCCTCCAATTGACTTCCAATACTTAATGTTCCAGTGAGACTAATAAGTCCTGTGATGTGAGGTACAACAAACGGCTTTGGATCAGTGTGTACAAAAATTGAGTTAGCTGGCAAATCATCTGAAAGGCTATCATCTTCATCACCGAGCTCTACTGGCAGAGAAGCTAATACGAACATGCCCGAGGTTGGTGTTTCTACTTTTGCCATGTAACCAAGAATACGAACACGCTTTCCATCAAGGCTCATAAACTTATCATTTAACTCAAGCCCCCTTTTACCGATTGGCATTTTAAAGAAATCGCGGAATTTGATATCGGTAACATCTTTTGGTGCTTCAGAATTGACATTACTAACACTGACAATAAACGGCATCATCTTTGGAGATAAGTTATGGTTTGTTATTTCGTGCGCATTGACATTTAAGCCTAGGCAAATTCCAAATATAAAAAATAACTTATGAAATAAATTGTTTGAAAATGTCATTCGATGTCTCTTTAACTCTATTAATGTTTGGGTGCTATTTAACGTAAGTCATGACTTATAAGGCATGAATATGTATCTAATTATGAAGGTGAAATATTTCAAATTTGTAACGAGAATTGAGCCGTACGGCTTATGAATTAAAATATCCTAAAATATTTTATCTTTTGACTTCACCGGCCTCAGTAGACGTTTGAAGACAGGGCGTTAATGCGCTCAACTCTGTATAATGAGTTTAATTAATACGGAACTTAATATATTTGGTATTTTTATGTATAAACTGCTTCATTGGCTTAGAAAATGGTTCGAATTCCGCCTTCTCCGCCAATAAGTGATACTTGAATAGCAAGTCTGTCAATAAGTGTAAGTCATTGATGCTAAATAAATTTAGTATGATAACTAATGTCTGTATCTCATATTAAGTCACTAAATATTGATATGAAGTTTTTAGTATCTGTATAAATATTTTTTTATAAGCCTGTTTTAGCATTGCTTCAGTTAATCATAAATTAACTGTTTGCAAATTTACTCATTTTGGTCACATAGAATAAAAATTCACAGATGTCAAAATCAATTGAACCCCCTAACCCTAAGCTAAACAACATACTTGCTGCGCTAAATAAGCCAGATTATGAGCGGATTTTTCCTGACTTAGAGTTAGTTGAAATGCCGCTTGGATGGAAGCTTGCTGAAGCTGGAGATCATGTTAAGTTTATCCACTTTCCAATTAGCGGCATTGTTTCTCTGATATATGACCTAGTGGACGGGTCTTCAAGTGAAATAGCCATTGTTGGTAATGAGGGGATGATTGGTATATCAGTCTATATGGGCGGCGATAGTATGCCTAGTAGCACTGAGGTTCAGTGTCCTGGACAAGCTTATCGGCTCAGCAGGAAAGTTTTGAAACAAGAATTTGCTCGTGGTGGTCAGCTACAAAAAATTGCGCTACTTTACACACAGGCTTTGATTGCACAGACGTCTCAAACGGCTGTTTGTAATCAGCACCACTCCTTAGATCAGCAGCTTTGCCGATGGTTGTTGATGAGTGTAGATAGACTGCATGAAAACGAAGTTGTAATAACTCAGTTTTTGATTTCCAAGCTTCTGGGTGTGCGCAGAGAGTCAGTGACAGATGCCGTGGGTAAGTTACAGAAAGATGAAGTAATTAAGTCTACACGTGGACGTATTACAGTGTTGGATCGTCCAAAACTTGAAGAGCGCGTTTGCGAATGCTACGCAGCTGTCGCAGAAGAGTACAAACGTTTATTGCCACCAGTGATTAATCGGTAATAAATGGCATCAGCATTTTTAAGTGACTAAATCTATTTGCTTCACTGCACAGCTATATATATTTAAATAATAGCGACGGATTGTTTTTTGCTTTTACGTTTAATGATTACATTAGAACTCAATCACATGGTTCGGAATGTTTGGCATTTAACATTAAATATAAGCAAATTAACCACAGGAGCAATCATATGAACAAACTATTACTTTCTATCATGGCGATAGCCATTTCAGCTACTTTCACAACTGCCGCAACGGCTGGCGTTAGAGATCCTAATGTGAATAAGCATCAACATCATCAAGATAGACGCATTGCGCAGGGCGTTAAATCAGGTGAGTTGACTAGAGGTGAAGCAAAAGATTTACGTGGTGACCAAAGAAATATTCGTCAAGAAGAGCGTGCGTTTAAGTCTGATGGTAACTTGTCTAAGGATGAGCGCCAAGAGTTGCATCAAGATCAACATGCGGCGAGTAAAGAAATCTATCAAGAAAAACATGACGCGCAAGAGCGTCCTAGAGCAAATTAAGGCAAGTAGTCATTAGGTTGGATTTCTGAGGTAAATATATGTTGCATTTATTATGCAACATATATAGTATGCACAAATGCAATTAACTAAGTTCACAGATTTAAGTTTACGCGTGCTGATGTATCTGACACAGGAAGAGCGTTTAATGCCAGTGACGATCAATGAAATCGCGGAGCAGTTTACTGTTCCGCGCAATCATTTGATTAAAGTGGTGACGCGTTTAAATAAACTGGGTTGGGTCTCAGCTACGCGCGGTAGAAATGGCGGTTTACGGCTGGGCGTGCAAGCCAATCAGTTAAAGTTGGGTAATGTATTGCAAGAGTTAGAGAATGCTTCGGCCTTGATTGATTGTGCAAAACCACCTTGTGCGCTAAAAGGGAATTGTCACCTAAAAGAGATTCTAGACATAGGCTTAAAGGCTTTTTACGAGCACATGAATACGTTTTCATTGGCTGATGTAGTGAACCATAAAACGCAGTCTGCCGTGATTAGCATGCACCAGCGATATCAGGTGTTATTGAAAGACAAGGCGGCATAAGCTTAGCGTTATAAGTATGGATTTAATCGTTAGCGTACGTTAGTTTTTTTACCCCACACTCACACGAGTGTATTTTTTTACGTTATATGTTGCATATTATATACAACTTTTAGGAGAAATGATGTTATCTGCAAATGCAAAACCTTATATTGATGCCAGTGTGCCTGTGCTGCGTGAGCATGGCCTTGCTATTACTACGGTGTTCTATAAAAACATGCTCACTGCGCATCCTGAGCTAAATAATTTATTCAATTTGGGTAATCAAGCCAACGGTTCGCAACAGAAGTCATTAGCTTCAGCCGTTTTTGCTTACGCCGCCAATATAGAGAACGCAGCGGCCTTAGCACCAGTGATTGAGCGCATTGTGCATAAGCATGCTTCTATCGGCATTAAACCGTCACATTATCCAATTGTTGGGCGTTACTTGTTAGGCGCAATTAAAGAAATACTGGGCGATGCCGCCACCCCGGATTTAATTGCTGCATGGGACGAGGCTTATTGGTTGCTGGCTGGAGAATTAATCGCAGCAGAAGCGCGCCTTTACCAAACAGCAGGCTTTGAAGCAGATAGCTGGATGAAGCTGATGGTTGTTGATAAAGTGCGACAAGGTGCGGATATTGTTTCATTTACATTGCAGACAGCAGATCATCAAGCACTGCCCAATTTTAAGCCAGGACAGTACGTTTCTATCGCAACGTATTTAGACGATATACAACTCAGGCAATTACGCCAATATAGTTTATCTGATGCACCTGGTAAAAATAGTTTACGCATTTCAGTTAAGTGTGAAAAAGGCGATGAATTTAAGCCAGAAGGTAAAGTGTCAAATTGGCTACACGAGCATGCGCACATTGGGGACATTCTAGATGTGAGCCATCCTTATGGAAATTTCACGCCAGATATTTTAGCAAGTCATCCAATTGGTTTGATTTCAGCAGGGGTTGGCGTCACTCCGATGATTTCAATGCTCAATAGCCTCGCTGAAGAAAATCCAAATCGCCCTGTGCTATTTGCACATGCGGCTAGATCTAAGCAGCATTTATCCCATGGACAAGATGTCAATTTGGCAAAAGTGGCAATGCCTCATCTGAATCATGCTTTGTATTTAAACGAGTGCCATGAAAAAGAAGAGGGCGTGACAATAGGTAAGATGAATCTATCAGAATTATTGACGCCAGCTTCTCAGGCAAATTTATTTAAAGCCGAAAGTAGTGAAGCCGAGTTTTATATCTGCGGCCCTCAAGCCTTTATGGATGATCAGTGGAAAACGCTTTTAGAGTTAGGCATAAGTCCGACCAGAATTCATCGAGAAGTTTTTGGCCCAGAAAGCCTGAGCCATTTAATTTAATCAAATGATTCAATAACCGAGTTCGATTAAGGTAGAAGGTTTGTGTTATGAAGTACGCAGCAAACCTTCTATTGTTTTAGTTTTACCGGATTCAGCAAAAAGCACCTTGTTGACTTGTGCAGGATCTAGCTTAAAGCTCGCACTGCTAATTGCGGCAATTAGGGTCGCTAGATTAGTGGTTGGTTTAAGGTCGCGACCTTCATAAAGCGCACTGTTACTTAATCCTGGCCAGTCTGCAAGTACTCTGCCGCCGTTAACATCACCACCAAGTATCATGGCGGTAGAGCCTGTACCGTGGTCTGTTCCACCTGTACCGTTAGCTGCGGCCGTGCGGCCAAATTCAGTTGCGACCACTATCGTCGTTTTTTGCCAGACTGGCCCTAAACCATCACGTATCGCCGCTATCATGCTGTCCAGCGATTTCAATTGTCGCGCCAGTCTGCCCTCTTGTGCTGTATGCGTATCCCAGCCGCCAGTTTCTATCATGGCAACTCGAGGCCCATCTGCTTTGGCTAAAAATGAAGCAGCTAGTTTGCCAAAGCTCGCTGGGTCTTGTTTGGCACTGACATCATCTGCCATGTTATTGGCTTCCATTGCCGCTGACCATAGGCTGTGTAGCTGTGCATCTTCTGCATACAACTGATTAACACGCATCAATAAATCATCAGAAGCTTGCGGTAGTGCAGAAGGCGCGTAAGAAGCCACCTCTATTTTGCCACGCAAAGCCATGGGTACTGTGGTGGCAAAAGCAATAGCCTCATTCTGGGCCGATGGCAACAGCGTGAGAAGACGATTCATCCAGCCATCTTTGATTTGATAGGCCGTTGTACCAAAGGTTTCTAATACGTTTTGACCATCAAAGTGAGAGCGACTGCGGTAGGGCGAGGCAACCGCATGTACAAACAGTGCCTGTTTGTTGGCATATAATTTAGCGGTTTCAGCCAGCGATGGATGCAGTGCAAACATGCCATCTAATTTCGTGGCTTGTGAAACATCAATCGCCAACGCGCCACGCAGTTTTGCATAGGCCGGGTCGGCGTATGGAATCACGGTGTTCAAGCCATCAGCAGCACCACGCTGGATGATAAATATAAAACGGCGGTCAGTTTCTGCTGAGGCAAAGCTGATGTAGGGCGATGCAAGCAGCACGCCGGCGCCAGCTGAAAGAAGGCGGAGGAAATCACGACGATTCATATTGTTAGTTGAACTTTGCATGATTATCTCCTTAGAAATTCAGGTGAAACTAACAGCAGTGCTAAACCAGTAGAGGCACTTTCTGAGCGGCTGATGGCAGTTTTGGTTTGTTCGCTTACTGCACCTAAAAGCAATTTATCCGCTAATACGCGAGCGTCTAATTTATCGCCCAAAGGGGCGACTAAACGCTGCACTAGCTCTACTCGCCTGAGTAGCGCGTTTGGCGCAGCCCATGTGGCGGCAATGTCATCAAAGCCTGCGGGGGAACCTGGTCTCCAGATCTGTTGACCTAACTGATTTAAAATCTGCGCGATTTTGATATTGTCTAAATTCTGTCGCCCTAAACCTCTCAGCGATGAGATTAGCCATTCCCAAGGGGTTTTGAATTTAGCTGGAGCTGGCAGCCAAGATTCAGGCGCGTCTATTAATGCATGATAAACCTTGCTAAGATCGCCATTACTAGACATATAGGCTTGGGTAAGTTTACTCACTAAACTTTCTGGCGGTGTATCGTTGACAAAATGTCGTACCAGCTTGGTGGCTAGGTGTGTTGCAGTCGCTTGTGAATGCGCTAAATCAGTCAAAATGGCTTCTGCTTGTGCTTTGCCAGATTGGCTATAAGTCTTACCCATCATATTGCGTTCGCCTGGCTCATGCAATAGCGGGCGAAACGCAAAACCATTCGTATCAGCGCTGACGCCTTTATCTTTGCCCATGCCTGCAAT is drawn from Methylotenera versatilis 301 and contains these coding sequences:
- a CDS encoding Crp/Fnr family transcriptional regulator — its product is MSKSIEPPNPKLNNILAALNKPDYERIFPDLELVEMPLGWKLAEAGDHVKFIHFPISGIVSLIYDLVDGSSSEIAIVGNEGMIGISVYMGGDSMPSSTEVQCPGQAYRLSRKVLKQEFARGGQLQKIALLYTQALIAQTSQTAVCNQHHSLDQQLCRWLLMSVDRLHENEVVITQFLISKLLGVRRESVTDAVGKLQKDEVIKSTRGRITVLDRPKLEERVCECYAAVAEEYKRLLPPVINR
- a CDS encoding glycosyltransferase family 4 protein, whose amino-acid sequence is MIAIVYPQFYGVGGIARYLDSFLANLPVDHSTIYLITGDEHRVDRHYANVELIHLPFSSSRFNLFFWSLKARKILNELYKQRKIQYINLHIPPLIPGLFMPRHIPLILTAHTTYIGMSGRFYKTQYFVSQWRDFEVNIKLWLESRIFKQAVKIITLTEQGRQELLTYGVTKPIEIIPNGVDTSLFTQDLTVAKDYDVLFCGRIEHRKGSRAMVKVCLALIQQKPDIRILIVGYGDDDVWVKSHLSNLTENINLTGKVSFSDMQHYYQRSKLYVSTSYYEGLPGTCLEAMAMGLPTIAWDFLFYQGLVEQDETGCLVEPNNIREMAKKIISLLESQLTITRMQQNTRVHVERDFNWRRLSKRILSVFE
- a CDS encoding glycosyltransferase family 4 protein — translated: MTSNSLSRKSLAIIVPELLPVPPVKGGAVEHWVHEASKRLDQAEFEISIISRPANDHGIDGVQYLTIPWTKTEEFFHRIKERLTWRNPLRYLAKMQNVASYGRRMAKLVHSFDLVVIHNEPNLLLFLRSNPLQKVILHMHNEHLTIRMFRPFYRYALKKVDSVICVSDYIRHSAIKHFPQYADKFIVVFNATDPNVFMPYGDEALHQLKEVVALEADKKYLLYVGRLTEVKGVHVLIQAFEQIHQRLPNTKLIIVGSSFFEGAAKTAYEQTLVELAKPISQHIIFTGYIPHEKLKYLYSAVDIVVLPSIWQDPCPLVVLEAMASGTCLVSSAVGGVPEVVENKINGILVKEADVDALVDAVCGVLLHDEHKVQMEYLSRKKIIAGYTWERLVDELEAILFCCDGILQIDNATTMPLIKYINNSKLNTP
- a CDS encoding Rrf2 family transcriptional regulator; translation: MQLTKFTDLSLRVLMYLTQEERLMPVTINEIAEQFTVPRNHLIKVVTRLNKLGWVSATRGRNGGLRLGVQANQLKLGNVLQELENASALIDCAKPPCALKGNCHLKEILDIGLKAFYEHMNTFSLADVVNHKTQSAVISMHQRYQVLLKDKAA
- a CDS encoding PEP-CTERM sorting domain-containing protein — encoded protein: MFKKSNLLSTLLAVVVSTSSIAASASQFTINFDLLSSGANANLDQVAIDNGVSFASGHLVDTVDADFNVTGQHWAAYSIADDNVDPSIFVQNSANLGWGAAPSGVNALDARFDQVLVQFANPTQLSSFSFNLDSSSYGNPQASNVLFLDKDGNIIFTSNDYFQSTTTSFNQSFASSLTVSAVVLTSGKLYDNLTVAAVPEPETYAMLLAGLGLLGFVSRRRNNEQV
- a CDS encoding DUF1501 domain-containing protein; protein product: MQSSTNNMNRRDFLRLLSAGAGVLLASPYISFASAETDRRFIFIIQRGAADGLNTVIPYADPAYAKLRGALAIDVSQATKLDGMFALHPSLAETAKLYANKQALFVHAVASPYRSRSHFDGQNVLETFGTTAYQIKDGWMNRLLTLLPSAQNEAIAFATTVPMALRGKIEVASYAPSALPQASDDLLMRVNQLYAEDAQLHSLWSAAMEANNMADDVSAKQDPASFGKLAASFLAKADGPRVAMIETGGWDTHTAQEGRLARQLKSLDSMIAAIRDGLGPVWQKTTIVVATEFGRTAAANGTGGTDHGTGSTAMILGGDVNGGRVLADWPGLSNSALYEGRDLKPTTNLATLIAAISSASFKLDPAQVNKVLFAESGKTKTIEGLLRTS
- a CDS encoding globin domain-containing protein; amino-acid sequence: MLSANAKPYIDASVPVLREHGLAITTVFYKNMLTAHPELNNLFNLGNQANGSQQKSLASAVFAYAANIENAAALAPVIERIVHKHASIGIKPSHYPIVGRYLLGAIKEILGDAATPDLIAAWDEAYWLLAGELIAAEARLYQTAGFEADSWMKLMVVDKVRQGADIVSFTLQTADHQALPNFKPGQYVSIATYLDDIQLRQLRQYSLSDAPGKNSLRISVKCEKGDEFKPEGKVSNWLHEHAHIGDILDVSHPYGNFTPDILASHPIGLISAGVGVTPMISMLNSLAEENPNRPVLFAHAARSKQHLSHGQDVNLAKVAMPHLNHALYLNECHEKEEGVTIGKMNLSELLTPASQANLFKAESSEAEFYICGPQAFMDDQWKTLLELGISPTRIHREVFGPESLSHLI
- a CDS encoding alkaline phosphatase; translated protein: MNKNLYKRKCISIVVATMLATTAGVSMAAPKVTRLTPPSNTVSADATTLSRFLPGQRFDLQATVTADAGTTIIGFEFQVDGVTVNVPTARTSIMSGTGVTVANGFVGSLRAYSNLISGMHTLTVNATQSDGQVATLTGNFEVVGTTAQGKPVKNIIFMLGDGMGAAHRTAARIMVKGYAQGKAQGRLAMDTFPFTGMVMTSSLDTIVTDSAPGMANYVNGNKQASGQEGVWPDDTTDAFDNPRVEYLSEFLHRTRGTSLGIVTTADVFDATPAANAVHTSNRGNGTGIVDQYLDDRNLTGLSVLMGGGRKWFIPKNSTATAANPSNTGNGSVRATGSDYVLPSDIVAGWGAAVGSKDPNRDLITDFQNAGFTYAADKTDMDNAGVPSKLLGLFSYSNMNVSFDKINGRRGTTSIVNDYGFPNQPMLDEMADKAIKVLANNNPNGFVLMVEGASIDKQAHLMDSDRWIEETIEFDRAVKVAQDFAKLNPDTLVIVTADHECGGAAIIGASVGTTHTVADVGTYQAAKFPKYTISADGYPVTTDIAGKMLIGYGGNADRYETWQSNDQPSQDSQQPFVGQSPLNNYNCGANGNPGTQCMSATNVANVGPVRNISSGYLVIGQVPGDQGVHTATDIPLSAFGRGASLFTGVMDNTDVFFKMGQAVLGGVK